One segment of Bradyrhizobium sp. CB2312 DNA contains the following:
- a CDS encoding IS1182 family transposase: MGRFVEGADRSQLTLLPECLEDWVGEDNAVHVIDVFVEALDLHGMGFERVIAKETGRPSYHPAVLLKLYIYGYLNRLQSSRRLERETCRNVEVMWLIGRLAPDHKTIADFRKDNGAAIRKVCAKFVALCRQMGLLQTASVAIDGSKFKAVNNRDRNFTHAKMARRMAQIEESVGRYLRQLDSADRQEPSEAISIKTTRIKEKIARLKQEMSRLEVLDAQMRNTPDQQISLTDPDARSMATSGRGSGVVGYNVQVAVDTEHHLIVTHEVINVGNDRGQLARMSKQAKEVLAVDKLDAVADRGYFDGEEILACEEAGVAVTLPKPMTSNAKAEGRFGKQDFAYLPDEDVYRCPSGQLLPYHFTNIEHGMTLRRYWSTAACQGCAIKSQCTPSKERRITRWEHEHVVEEVQRRLDSNPDAMRTRRETVEHPFGTIKARMGATHFLMKRLRNVAAEMALHVLAYNLTRVMNIVGKPRLIAAIRAA, from the coding sequence ATGGGACGCTTCGTTGAAGGCGCGGACAGATCCCAGCTGACGCTCTTGCCGGAATGTCTGGAGGATTGGGTAGGCGAGGACAACGCGGTCCACGTGATCGATGTGTTCGTCGAGGCGCTCGACCTGCATGGAATGGGGTTTGAGCGTGTGATCGCCAAGGAGACGGGCCGGCCCTCCTATCATCCGGCAGTCCTTCTGAAGCTTTACATCTACGGTTATCTCAATCGGCTGCAATCCAGTCGCCGCCTGGAACGTGAGACGTGCCGCAATGTCGAGGTAATGTGGCTGATTGGGCGCCTGGCTCCCGATCACAAGACGATCGCCGATTTCCGGAAGGATAACGGCGCGGCGATCCGGAAGGTTTGCGCGAAGTTCGTTGCACTATGCCGGCAAATGGGCCTGTTGCAGACCGCAAGCGTCGCAATCGACGGCAGCAAGTTCAAGGCGGTGAACAACCGCGACCGCAACTTCACGCATGCCAAGATGGCAAGGCGGATGGCGCAGATCGAGGAAAGCGTCGGTCGATATCTGCGTCAACTCGATAGCGCCGATCGGCAGGAGCCATCGGAAGCGATCAGCATCAAGACGACGAGGATCAAGGAAAAGATCGCTCGGCTGAAGCAGGAGATGAGCCGCCTGGAAGTGCTTGATGCGCAGATGCGCAACACGCCGGATCAACAGATATCGCTGACCGATCCGGATGCCCGTTCGATGGCCACCAGCGGACGCGGATCGGGTGTCGTCGGCTACAACGTCCAGGTCGCGGTGGACACCGAACACCATCTGATTGTGACGCACGAGGTCATAAACGTCGGCAACGACCGTGGGCAGCTTGCTCGGATGTCGAAGCAGGCCAAAGAAGTGCTCGCAGTGGACAAACTCGATGCGGTCGCCGATCGTGGCTACTTCGACGGAGAGGAGATATTGGCCTGCGAAGAGGCTGGCGTTGCAGTCACCTTGCCCAAGCCCATGACGTCGAACGCCAAGGCGGAGGGCCGGTTCGGCAAACAGGACTTCGCCTACCTGCCTGATGAGGATGTCTACCGCTGCCCATCGGGCCAGCTGCTGCCCTATCACTTCACCAACATCGAGCATGGAATGACGCTGCGCCGTTACTGGTCGACGGCGGCATGCCAAGGCTGCGCGATCAAGAGCCAATGTACGCCGTCCAAGGAGCGCCGGATCACGCGCTGGGAGCATGAGCATGTGGTCGAGGAGGTCCAGCGACGGCTCGATTCCAATCCTGACGCCATGCGGACGCGACGTGAGACAGTCGAGCATCCCTTCGGCACGATCAAAGCCCGTATGGGTGCGACCCACTTCCTGATGAAGCGCCTACGGAATGTCGCCGCTGAGATGGCGCTGCATGTTCTCGCCTATAACCTCACACGGGTGATGAACATCGTCGGCAAACCGCGCCTGATTGCAGCCATCCGCGCCGCCTGA
- a CDS encoding MASE4 domain-containing protein, which produces MMKPDIMPEDQPFTLSTLPPGRAQKRLALAVMLAFLGVLLILAGGLSNIQLRRIDSFVPAYGMAMFVNDMITAVLLFNQFAILRSCAILAISTGYLFTALMLVPWMLVFPGAFAPAGLLGTGLQSTDWLNAVRYAGFPTFVIAYTLLKGVNSPKRLWEGSVGATILSSVAMTSAVVCSVTVLAIVGDAYLPRIMLDPVYFSTFALYLAGCLILWNAIALTLLWIRQRSVLDLWLMAVVCAYAIEIYLVSYPGLARFSAGWYAGRVFGFVSSILVLIVLLHEITTLYAQLHRAVLAQRREREARLMTGDAVSASIAHEIKQPLTTIKASANAGLNWLDRGEPELDRARDALRRVVTAGDRADALVENIRTHFRMGVRPRTSLDINDVIRGALTVVGDKLRTNRIAVRADLNERLPRIRGEQIQLQQVLVNLIGNAIDSMATGDGERLLSIRSEVHQSRYVMVSVQDTGKGLEPGTDDRIFNPMFTTKEDGMGMGLAICRSIIGAHEGEISVTPHKGPGAIFHFTVPFDPGSAS; this is translated from the coding sequence ATGATGAAGCCGGACATCATGCCAGAGGATCAGCCTTTCACCCTTTCGACCTTACCGCCCGGGCGCGCGCAGAAACGGCTTGCCCTTGCGGTTATGCTCGCCTTCCTTGGCGTCCTTTTAATCTTGGCAGGGGGCCTCTCGAATATCCAGCTGAGGCGGATCGACTCCTTCGTCCCGGCCTACGGCATGGCGATGTTCGTGAATGACATGATCACCGCGGTCCTGCTGTTCAACCAGTTCGCCATCCTGCGCTCGTGTGCCATCCTCGCAATCTCAACCGGGTATCTCTTCACAGCGCTCATGCTTGTCCCCTGGATGCTGGTCTTTCCGGGAGCGTTCGCGCCAGCTGGCCTGCTTGGCACGGGGTTACAGAGCACGGATTGGCTCAACGCTGTGAGGTACGCCGGTTTTCCTACGTTCGTCATCGCGTATACCCTCTTGAAGGGTGTCAATTCGCCTAAGCGATTATGGGAGGGCTCAGTGGGCGCGACGATTCTTTCGAGTGTTGCGATGACGTCAGCCGTTGTGTGTTCCGTGACAGTCCTTGCCATAGTGGGTGATGCATACTTACCCCGCATCATGCTCGACCCGGTCTATTTTTCTACCTTCGCGCTTTATCTTGCCGGTTGTCTAATCCTGTGGAACGCAATTGCGCTCACTTTGCTCTGGATACGCCAGCGCTCGGTGCTCGATCTGTGGCTGATGGCGGTTGTTTGTGCCTATGCAATTGAGATCTATCTGGTCTCGTACCCCGGTCTGGCCCGGTTCAGCGCCGGCTGGTATGCCGGCCGCGTCTTCGGGTTCGTCTCCAGCATTCTTGTGCTCATTGTGCTGTTGCATGAGATAACCACGCTTTACGCGCAGCTGCACCGCGCGGTCCTGGCGCAGCGTCGCGAACGTGAGGCGCGGCTGATGACCGGCGATGCCGTTTCGGCATCAATTGCCCACGAAATCAAACAGCCACTCACAACGATCAAAGCCAGTGCAAACGCAGGATTGAATTGGCTTGATCGCGGCGAGCCTGAGCTCGATCGTGCCAGGGATGCTTTGCGGCGCGTTGTGACTGCAGGAGACCGTGCGGACGCCTTGGTCGAAAATATCCGGACGCATTTCAGGATGGGCGTACGGCCCCGCACTTCCCTTGATATCAACGATGTCATCCGGGGAGCCCTGACGGTCGTTGGCGACAAGCTGCGAACAAATCGGATCGCCGTTCGAGCCGACCTTAACGAACGACTGCCGAGGATAAGAGGCGAACAGATTCAGCTCCAGCAAGTGCTGGTGAATTTGATTGGGAATGCAATCGACTCCATGGCCACCGGGGATGGGGAGCGCTTGCTCTCCATAAGGTCCGAAGTCCATCAGTCCAGATATGTGATGGTGTCGGTGCAAGACACGGGGAAAGGACTCGAGCCGGGCACCGACGATCGAATATTCAACCCGATGTTCACGACCAAGGAGGACGGCATGGGCATGGGGCTGGCGATCTGCCGATCGATCATCGGGGCGCATGAAGGAGAAATATCGGTAACCCCCCATAAGGGCCCCGGCGCCATTTTTCACTTCACTGTGCCTTTCGATCCGGGCAGCGCATCCTAA
- a CDS encoding beta-propeller fold lactonase family protein, whose protein sequence is MIVGLDEKLLWDESGKPILSAPGKDQVLIVDLASPETPKIIAALPLKNSVVGPPVNVAIDPSGAVALVADSVDVVKDGDALKQMLDNRIYVVDLQANPPKLAATLTGGKQPSGLSFSPDGKMALVSNRGDNSISVLSVNGTDVKITDTVAMPDSPSHVTFTPDGKRALVARFPAHKISMLDVAGEKVTYNKIDLPTGQWPYNVAVAPAGKIALTSDNGNAGASDGSVDTTSVIDLEANPPRIIDRVVVGDGPEGLAISPKGDVAVAVILRGSNMKNAYFYEKNGSISVLKIDGKKVSKTGDIEVGGLPEAAVFTPDGNYLLVGNYLTQDFSILKVDGSNIMDTGKRFQVPGHPASARMGP, encoded by the coding sequence ATGATTGTCGGCCTCGATGAGAAACTTCTGTGGGACGAAAGCGGCAAGCCCATTCTGTCCGCACCCGGCAAGGATCAAGTTCTGATCGTCGACCTCGCATCTCCTGAGACCCCCAAGATCATCGCTGCCCTGCCGCTCAAGAACTCGGTCGTCGGACCGCCCGTGAACGTTGCGATCGATCCCAGCGGCGCGGTGGCGCTGGTCGCCGACTCCGTCGATGTCGTCAAGGACGGCGACGCGCTGAAACAGATGCTCGATAATAGGATCTACGTCGTCGACCTGCAGGCCAATCCGCCTAAGCTGGCGGCAACGCTCACGGGTGGGAAGCAGCCTTCAGGGCTCAGCTTCAGCCCAGATGGCAAGATGGCACTGGTCTCCAATCGCGGAGACAATTCGATCAGCGTCCTCTCCGTGAACGGCACGGACGTGAAGATCACGGACACCGTTGCGATGCCGGACAGTCCGTCGCACGTGACGTTCACCCCGGATGGCAAGCGAGCCTTGGTCGCCCGCTTCCCTGCTCATAAGATCTCCATGCTGGACGTTGCGGGCGAAAAGGTGACGTACAACAAGATTGATCTGCCCACCGGCCAATGGCCGTACAATGTTGCGGTCGCACCGGCCGGGAAAATCGCCCTAACCTCTGACAATGGTAATGCGGGTGCTTCCGATGGAAGTGTGGATACCACGAGCGTCATTGATTTGGAGGCCAATCCGCCGCGCATCATCGATCGCGTGGTGGTGGGCGACGGCCCCGAGGGACTCGCAATCAGCCCAAAGGGCGACGTCGCGGTTGCCGTGATTCTGCGCGGTTCAAATATGAAGAACGCATACTTCTACGAAAAGAACGGCAGCATTTCGGTGCTCAAGATCGACGGGAAGAAAGTGAGCAAGACTGGAGACATCGAGGTGGGCGGCTTACCCGAAGCGGCAGTGTTCACGCCCGACGGCAATTACCTCCTTGTTGGCAACTACCTTACGCAGGACTTCTCGATCCTGAAGGTCGATGGCAGCAACATCATGGACACCGGCAAGCGCTTCCAGGTGCCCGGACATCCCGCCTCGGCCAGGATGGGGCCTTAA
- a CDS encoding arylsulfatase, which translates to MSNDRIPAEPNKETGPGSAGLKRRDLLLSGSSIVAASALSAVGATGFAQAQQPAPTPAPAGQRPNIVVIMGDDIGIWNIGAYHRGMMAGRTPNLDKIAAEGMLFTDYYAEASCTAGRANFITGELPIRTGMTTVGQAGAPTGLPAEAVTIATALKGMGYATGQFGKNHLGDKNEFLPTVHGFDEFFGYLYHLDAMEDPAHPGYPQDLLNVVGPRNMLHTWATDVDDATVDPRWGKVGKQRIEDAGTLYPKRMETVDDEIRDLALKFIEKAKADNKPFFLWLNPTRMHIVTHLSPRYQAMRNSKNGWTIHEAGMAQLDDDVGIVMQKLKDMGVDDNTIVIFTTDNGTEVFTWPDGGQTPFAQSKGTVMEGGFRVPAMIRWPGKVPAGKVENGIISGLDWFPTLLAAAGNPNIVEELKKGKHIGDRTYKCHLDGYNQMDMITGKGPSSRHEIWYFGESELGAVRIDDFKYRFIDQPGGWLGEKSKVDVPYLTNLRLDPFERTGWPDSGTKFGAQQYFDWFKYEFWRFVFVQQEVEKLAMTAIEFPPMQRGASFNLDAVKAKIEAARAAVAK; encoded by the coding sequence ATGAGTAACGATAGGATTCCGGCCGAGCCAAACAAGGAGACCGGACCCGGCAGCGCAGGATTGAAACGCCGCGATCTCCTTTTGAGCGGCAGCTCCATCGTCGCAGCTTCAGCGCTCTCTGCGGTCGGCGCGACAGGTTTTGCGCAAGCACAGCAGCCGGCACCCACTCCCGCGCCAGCCGGACAAAGGCCCAATATTGTCGTCATCATGGGGGACGATATCGGAATCTGGAATATTGGTGCTTACCATCGTGGCATGATGGCCGGCCGGACGCCGAACCTCGACAAGATTGCGGCGGAGGGGATGCTGTTTACCGATTACTACGCCGAAGCGAGCTGCACAGCGGGCCGCGCCAATTTCATCACCGGAGAGCTGCCGATCCGCACCGGCATGACCACGGTCGGCCAGGCCGGCGCTCCCACCGGCTTGCCGGCGGAGGCCGTGACCATCGCCACCGCGCTCAAAGGCATGGGCTATGCCACCGGCCAATTCGGCAAGAATCATCTTGGCGACAAGAACGAGTTTTTGCCGACGGTGCATGGCTTCGACGAATTCTTCGGCTACCTGTATCACCTCGATGCGATGGAAGATCCGGCCCACCCCGGTTATCCGCAGGACCTGTTGAACGTCGTCGGTCCGCGCAACATGCTCCATACGTGGGCGACCGATGTCGACGATGCCACCGTGGACCCGCGCTGGGGCAAGGTGGGCAAGCAAAGGATCGAGGACGCCGGCACGCTCTATCCCAAGCGGATGGAAACCGTGGACGACGAAATCCGGGACCTTGCTTTGAAGTTCATTGAGAAGGCCAAGGCCGACAACAAGCCGTTCTTCCTGTGGCTCAATCCAACCCGCATGCACATCGTCACGCACTTGTCGCCAAGATACCAGGCGATGCGCAATTCCAAGAACGGCTGGACGATTCATGAAGCCGGCATGGCGCAGCTCGACGACGATGTCGGCATCGTTATGCAAAAGCTCAAGGACATGGGCGTGGATGACAACACCATTGTAATCTTCACTACTGACAACGGCACAGAGGTCTTCACCTGGCCGGATGGCGGACAGACGCCATTCGCGCAAAGCAAAGGCACCGTCATGGAAGGCGGTTTCCGTGTGCCGGCAATGATCCGCTGGCCTGGCAAGGTGCCGGCCGGCAAGGTCGAGAACGGCATCATCTCCGGGCTGGACTGGTTCCCGACCTTACTAGCCGCAGCGGGCAACCCGAACATTGTCGAGGAGTTGAAGAAGGGCAAACACATCGGGGACCGCACCTACAAGTGCCATCTGGACGGTTACAATCAGATGGACATGATCACCGGCAAAGGGCCGTCGAGCCGGCACGAAATCTGGTACTTCGGCGAGAGCGAGCTGGGAGCCGTGCGCATCGACGACTTCAAGTATCGTTTCATCGACCAGCCTGGAGGCTGGCTGGGCGAAAAAAGCAAGGTTGACGTGCCCTATTTGACCAACCTTCGCCTCGATCCGTTCGAGCGGACGGGCTGGCCCGATAGCGGGACCAAATTTGGCGCGCAGCAATACTTCGACTGGTTCAAATATGAATTCTGGCGCTTCGTGTTCGTTCAGCAGGAGGTCGAGAAACTGGCCATGACGGCGATCGAGTTTCCGCCGATGCAGAGGGGGGCAAGCTTCAATCTAGACGCGGTGAAGGCCAAGATCGAAGCGGCGCGGGCGGCGGTAGCGAAATAA
- a CDS encoding IS1182 family transposase, which produces MRRFVEEADRGQCTLLPECLDNFIDESNPVRVIDAFVDALDLAEMSFEVEPAATGRPSYHPSVLLKLYIYGYLNRVQSSRRLEREAGRNVELMWLLGRLTPDHKTIADFRKDNGLALRRVCTRFVELCRGMGLLTTASVAIDGSKFKAVNNRDRNFTRAKVERRRSQLEESVARYLGQLDTADRQEPTEALATKVTSLTEKLTKLKEEMGKLAAYEKQMLASPDQQISLTDPDSRSMATSGRGSGVVGYNVQVAVDTEHHLIVTHEVTNSGSDRAQLANMAKQAKEVLQTDALEAVADRGYFSSVEILACHEAGITVTLPKPQTSGAKSDGRFGKQDFVYLPEEDAYRCPAGEQLPYRFTSEEDGKRLRRYWTTACQNCSLKSQCTTGPERRIPRWEHEHLLEAVQQRLDANPQAMRQRRETVEHPFGTMKARMGATHFLTKTLPKVAAEMALSVLAYNLTRVMNIVGIKPLIAAIGA; this is translated from the coding sequence ATGAGGCGCTTCGTTGAGGAGGCGGATCGTGGGCAATGCACGCTGTTGCCGGAATGCCTCGATAATTTCATTGACGAGAGTAATCCTGTCCGTGTGATCGATGCGTTTGTCGATGCGCTCGATTTGGCCGAGATGAGCTTCGAGGTTGAGCCGGCGGCGACCGGTCGGCCATCGTACCATCCCTCGGTTCTCTTGAAGCTCTACATCTATGGCTATCTGAACCGGGTGCAGTCGAGCCGGCGGCTCGAACGAGAAGCCGGACGCAATGTCGAACTGATGTGGCTGCTGGGTCGGCTCACTCCCGATCACAAGACGATTGCCGACTTCCGCAAGGACAATGGCCTGGCGCTGCGCAGGGTGTGTACGCGCTTCGTTGAACTCTGCCGTGGGATGGGTCTCCTGACGACGGCGAGCGTTGCCATCGACGGCAGCAAGTTCAAAGCGGTGAACAACCGGGACAGGAACTTCACCCGGGCGAAGGTGGAGCGGCGACGCTCCCAGCTGGAGGAGAGCGTCGCGCGGTATCTAGGCCAACTTGACACGGCCGACCGGCAGGAGCCGACGGAGGCCCTGGCCACAAAGGTGACGAGTCTTACCGAAAAGCTGACGAAGCTGAAGGAGGAAATGGGCAAGCTTGCCGCTTACGAGAAGCAGATGCTTGCATCGCCTGACCAGCAAATCTCCTTGACTGATCCCGATAGCCGCTCGATGGCGACGAGCGGCCGCGGCTCCGGCGTCGTCGGCTACAATGTGCAGGTCGCCGTGGATACCGAGCACCATCTGATTGTGACCCATGAGGTAACGAACAGCGGCTCAGATCGGGCTCAACTGGCCAATATGGCAAAGCAGGCGAAAGAAGTGCTCCAGACCGATGCGCTCGAGGCCGTTGCCGATCGCGGCTACTTCAGCAGCGTGGAGATCCTCGCGTGCCACGAGGCCGGCATCACGGTAACTCTGCCCAAGCCACAGACGTCGGGTGCCAAGTCAGATGGGCGCTTCGGCAAGCAGGATTTTGTCTATTTGCCTGAAGAGGACGCCTATCGCTGCCCAGCTGGAGAGCAACTGCCTTATCGCTTCACGAGCGAGGAAGACGGGAAGCGGCTACGGCGCTACTGGACCACGGCCTGTCAAAATTGTTCGCTTAAATCGCAGTGCACGACAGGGCCAGAGCGGCGGATTCCACGATGGGAGCATGAGCATCTGCTCGAGGCTGTGCAGCAGCGTCTCGATGCAAACCCACAGGCCATGCGCCAGCGTCGAGAGACAGTCGAGCATCCGTTCGGCACGATGAAGGCCCGCATGGGAGCGACACACTTCCTCACCAAAACGCTTCCAAAAGTAGCCGCCGAAATGGCACTCTCGGTGCTGGCCTATAATCTGACACGGGTCATGAACATCGTCGGGATCAAGCCGCTGATCGCTGCGATCGGGGCCTGA
- a CDS encoding cold-shock protein, which translates to MAMGTVKWFNATKGYGFIQPEDGGKDVFVHISAVERAGYTGLAEGAKVSYEVVADRRSGKASAENLRIG; encoded by the coding sequence GTGGCGATGGGTACTGTAAAGTGGTTTAACGCAACCAAGGGCTATGGCTTTATTCAGCCAGAGGATGGCGGCAAGGACGTGTTCGTCCACATCTCTGCAGTAGAAAGAGCCGGATACACCGGCTTGGCGGAGGGCGCGAAGGTCAGCTACGAGGTCGTGGCGGACCGCCGCTCCGGCAAGGCTTCAGCGGAGAACCTACGTATCGGGTGA
- a CDS encoding DUF3606 domain-containing protein: protein MTDNLTKRGQPDRSKINMHEAHEVKYWTHSLGVTREELQKAVDKVGNSAATVRKELGKEADAR from the coding sequence GTGACCGATAACCTAACCAAGCGTGGTCAGCCCGACCGCAGCAAGATAAACATGCATGAGGCTCACGAGGTGAAGTACTGGACCCACTCGCTTGGCGTGACCCGCGAAGAGCTTCAGAAAGCAGTCGATAAGGTGGGCAACTCCGCAGCTACGGTGCGCAAGGAGTTGGGCAAAGAGGCAGATGCGCGATGA
- the istB gene encoding IS21-like element helper ATPase IstB — MIQQQERIASLCEQLKMACLATEWPGLAQQAAQDEVSFADFLEKLLNRELAAREQRKRATLLKLATMSAVKTLEQFDWNAGSGAPKAQILELAHLAFVERAENVVLLGPSGVGKTHIALALAYRAVMAGHKVRFITAADLMLQLAAARAQGRLKEYFNRAVMAPKLIVIDEIGYLPFGREEANLFFNVVAKRYERGSIVLTSNLPFTQWAGAFADDQTLTAAMLDRLLHHAHIVQVSGESYRLRDKRKAGQAARRVTGEK; from the coding sequence ATGATCCAGCAGCAGGAGCGGATCGCCAGCTTGTGCGAACAACTGAAAATGGCCTGCCTGGCGACCGAATGGCCAGGCCTGGCTCAACAGGCGGCGCAGGACGAGGTCAGCTTCGCCGACTTCCTTGAGAAATTGCTGAACCGAGAGCTGGCAGCGCGCGAACAGCGGAAGCGCGCGACCTTGCTGAAGCTGGCCACGATGTCGGCGGTCAAGACGCTGGAGCAATTTGATTGGAATGCCGGCAGCGGTGCACCCAAGGCGCAGATCCTCGAACTGGCGCATCTGGCGTTCGTGGAGCGTGCCGAGAACGTCGTTCTGCTAGGTCCGAGCGGCGTTGGAAAAACGCACATCGCTCTCGCATTGGCATACCGGGCGGTTATGGCCGGTCACAAGGTCCGCTTCATCACCGCCGCCGATCTCATGCTGCAGTTGGCCGCGGCGCGAGCCCAAGGCCGCCTGAAAGAATACTTCAATCGAGCGGTGATGGCGCCAAAGCTGATCGTCATCGACGAGATCGGGTACCTGCCGTTCGGACGTGAGGAAGCCAATCTGTTCTTCAACGTGGTGGCAAAACGTTACGAGCGTGGCTCGATCGTGCTCACCAGCAACCTCCCGTTCACGCAGTGGGCTGGCGCCTTCGCTGACGATCAGACGCTGACGGCCGCCATGCTCGACCGCCTGCTGCATCATGCCCACATCGTCCAGGTCAGCGGTGAAAGCTATCGCCTGCGCGACAAACGCAAAGCCGGTCAGGCCGCCAGGAGGGTTACCGGAGAAAAATAG
- a CDS encoding RNA ligase family protein has translation MVSRTEFALPVKGIKVPTGDNWLHEIKHDGYRIKLMREGKRVRLITRGGNDWTDRYPWIVETALTLRSEQFILDGEAVVLGVDGNSDFSALHSRKHDHEVQFYAFDILSADGDDYRLLPLSLRKTNLARLLRNRAEGIAAAPFEQGGIGPDLFRHACIMGLEGMVSKQVDRAYREGHCDHWIKSKNPKHPAYRRVQDQF, from the coding sequence ATGGTATCGCGTACTGAGTTCGCCCTCCCGGTCAAGGGCATCAAAGTCCCGACTGGTGACAACTGGCTCCACGAGATCAAGCACGACGGCTACCGCATCAAACTGATGCGGGAGGGCAAGCGCGTGCGCCTCATCACCCGGGGCGGCAACGACTGGACCGACCGCTATCCCTGGATTGTCGAGACCGCGCTGACGCTCCGCAGCGAGCAGTTCATTCTTGATGGCGAGGCGGTCGTGCTCGGCGTCGATGGCAATTCCGACTTCAGCGCGCTGCATTCGCGCAAGCACGACCACGAGGTGCAGTTCTACGCCTTCGACATCCTGAGCGCCGATGGTGACGACTATCGCCTCTTGCCGCTCTCACTCCGCAAGACGAACCTTGCGCGGCTGTTGCGCAACCGAGCCGAGGGCATTGCCGCCGCTCCGTTCGAGCAGGGCGGGATCGGACCCGACCTGTTCCGGCACGCTTGCATCATGGGGCTGGAGGGCATGGTCTCGAAGCAGGTTGATCGCGCCTATCGCGAGGGCCACTGCGACCACTGGATCAAGAGCAAGAACCCGAAGCATCCCGCCTACCGCCGGGTGCAGGATCAGTTCTGA
- a CDS encoding CsbD family protein: MDREHVKGAADKAKGAIKEGAGKLTGDRDLEGEGKMDKAKGSAHQAAGDVKDAARDAADALKK, from the coding sequence ATGGACCGCGAACATGTGAAGGGCGCTGCCGACAAGGCAAAAGGCGCGATCAAAGAGGGCGCTGGCAAGCTTACCGGAGACAGGGACCTCGAAGGCGAAGGCAAGATGGATAAGGCTAAGGGATCGGCCCACCAGGCTGCAGGAGATGTGAAGGACGCAGCGCGGGACGCCGCTGACGCCCTCAAGAAATAA
- a CDS encoding GAF domain-containing sensor histidine kinase: MAKQRAQFDGRHGTPGTFRAVQTGIYLVRLKQRSDWNKEFLCVGDWMEFEHDITKVSGIAAVSTILDVVSRTTGMGFTAVARVTEDRWITCASRDDLAFGLKPGDELKIESTICHEIRQSREAVIIDNVSEDSEYCNHHTPAQYGFQSYISVPIVLPDGSFFGTLCAIDPKPRKLNTPEVVGMFKLFAELIAAHLDAAERMELTESKLAAERKNAELREQFIAVLGHDLRNPLASIQGGLRLLNKKVDQEGKDWIALLQGSVNRMAGLIDNVMDFARFRLGAGMQLRSERQDLRPIIIQIVSEFESVHSERRILLDVDAPAAVNVDAGRLSQMISNLLGNAITYGAPDEPINIVARSSDAGFRIQVINKGPPIPAQAMPHLFTAFHRGDVLPNQKGLGLGLYISQEIARAHGGQISATSTDDSTIFTATFAARTDQQKR; the protein is encoded by the coding sequence ATGGCCAAGCAGCGGGCACAATTCGATGGCAGGCACGGCACCCCAGGCACTTTTCGCGCTGTGCAGACGGGTATTTATTTGGTTAGGCTGAAGCAGCGTTCAGACTGGAACAAAGAGTTCCTGTGCGTGGGGGACTGGATGGAATTCGAACATGACATCACGAAAGTCAGCGGAATTGCCGCTGTCTCGACCATTCTTGACGTGGTGAGTCGAACGACGGGCATGGGGTTTACCGCAGTTGCCCGCGTCACCGAGGACAGATGGATCACCTGTGCATCGCGAGACGACCTCGCCTTCGGGCTGAAGCCGGGCGACGAGCTGAAGATCGAGAGCACGATTTGCCACGAAATTCGCCAAAGCCGCGAGGCTGTGATCATCGACAATGTCAGCGAGGACTCAGAGTACTGCAACCACCATACTCCGGCTCAGTACGGTTTTCAGAGCTATATCTCGGTCCCGATTGTTCTTCCGGATGGCTCATTCTTCGGAACGCTCTGTGCAATCGACCCGAAACCGCGCAAGCTAAATACCCCTGAAGTCGTTGGCATGTTCAAGCTGTTTGCGGAGCTGATTGCAGCTCATCTCGACGCAGCCGAACGAATGGAATTGACCGAAAGCAAGCTTGCAGCGGAACGGAAGAATGCGGAGCTTCGTGAGCAATTCATCGCCGTCCTCGGCCATGACCTCAGAAATCCACTTGCCTCGATTCAGGGCGGCCTGCGGCTCTTAAACAAGAAGGTCGATCAGGAAGGGAAAGATTGGATCGCGCTTTTGCAGGGCAGCGTCAATCGGATGGCGGGTTTGATAGACAACGTCATGGATTTCGCCCGCTTCCGCCTGGGTGCCGGGATGCAACTGAGGTCCGAACGCCAGGACTTGCGACCCATCATAATTCAGATCGTATCCGAGTTCGAAAGCGTGCACTCAGAGCGCCGCATTTTGTTGGATGTTGACGCACCAGCGGCGGTAAACGTTGACGCGGGTCGATTGAGTCAGATGATATCCAATTTGCTCGGCAACGCGATTACCTATGGTGCGCCCGACGAGCCCATCAATATTGTTGCGAGGTCCAGTGATGCGGGCTTTAGGATCCAGGTGATCAACAAGGGACCGCCGATCCCAGCGCAAGCGATGCCGCACCTTTTTACCGCCTTTCACCGAGGTGACGTTCTGCCTAACCAGAAGGGATTGGGGCTTGGTCTCTATATCTCACAGGAAATCGCAAGGGCGCATGGTGGACAGATCTCTGCCACTTCGACGGACGACAGCACGATTTTCACGGCAACCTTTGCAGCACGCACCGACCAACAGAAGCGATGA